One window of Robiginitalea biformata HTCC2501 genomic DNA carries:
- a CDS encoding amidase family protein — translation MEKPASIRRRIVFVLGISSLMACAALQFSCKDGNTSADRAREDVPERIWEPYDDASEVAANADHPNRRMRYKLIQSRVTDKNDIFRPLYAEALSLDPARYRELRGLILGRSIPEIQEQILGGTLTYEELTRFFLYRIYTYELPHATTLNTVLAINPNALEEARKKDEVLRLVPDAERHPVFGMPVLLKDNIDTESMPTTAGAVALQENRTEDAFIVNQLQMNGAVILGKVNLSEWAYYFCDGCPVGYSALGGQTLNPYGRRQFETGGSSSGSGTAVAAGYAMGAVGTETSGSILSPSGQNSVVGLKPTVSLLSRTGIVPISSTLDTPGPMARTVTDAAILLDAMRGYDSEDPVALETPTLINGHRVEPVALAGRRFGIFEAISESDSLYRRAIRVLREAGAEIIPITPPETDLDGFSKLLNGDMRKDLPAYLQKRVRNRDAVRISDVADLVAFNREDSLVRAPYGQGRLEGILGDTTGPEDLEALKARLLAAGMDYFTVPWNAHQLDAVLSVNNRHAAYAALGRHPALCVPMGYRESGEPAGLTFIARPFQEKQLLELGRAFEMRLPVRRMPEGYAD, via the coding sequence ATGGAAAAACCAGCTAGCATCCGAAGGCGGATAGTATTTGTATTGGGCATTTCGTCCCTGATGGCATGTGCCGCCCTTCAATTTTCCTGCAAGGACGGGAACACCTCTGCAGATCGCGCCCGGGAAGATGTTCCCGAGCGCATTTGGGAGCCCTATGACGACGCCTCCGAGGTAGCGGCCAATGCCGATCACCCCAACCGGAGGATGCGCTATAAGCTGATTCAGTCCCGGGTTACCGACAAGAACGATATCTTCCGGCCCTTATACGCGGAGGCGCTTTCCCTGGACCCCGCCCGCTACCGGGAGTTACGAGGCCTCATTCTGGGGCGTTCCATACCGGAAATCCAGGAGCAAATCCTTGGCGGTACCCTGACCTATGAGGAATTGACGCGCTTTTTCCTCTATCGGATCTACACCTACGAATTGCCCCATGCCACCACGCTCAATACGGTCCTGGCCATCAACCCGAACGCGCTGGAGGAGGCCCGTAAAAAGGACGAAGTCCTGCGCCTGGTGCCGGACGCTGAGCGGCACCCGGTCTTCGGCATGCCGGTCTTACTCAAGGACAATATCGACACGGAATCCATGCCGACTACCGCCGGGGCAGTGGCCCTGCAGGAGAACCGCACGGAAGATGCATTTATCGTGAACCAGCTGCAGATGAACGGGGCTGTGATTCTGGGGAAGGTGAACCTGAGTGAATGGGCCTACTACTTTTGCGACGGATGTCCGGTGGGTTACAGCGCTCTGGGCGGCCAAACCCTCAATCCTTACGGGCGCCGCCAATTCGAAACGGGAGGCTCCAGTTCGGGAAGTGGCACGGCCGTGGCTGCAGGATATGCCATGGGGGCCGTGGGGACCGAGACTTCCGGCTCCATCCTGTCTCCTTCCGGCCAAAACTCCGTAGTGGGCCTCAAGCCTACCGTGAGCCTGCTGAGCCGAACGGGAATCGTGCCGATTTCATCCACCCTGGATACCCCGGGCCCGATGGCCCGTACGGTTACCGATGCGGCCATCCTGCTCGACGCCATGCGGGGCTATGATTCCGAAGACCCCGTTGCACTGGAAACCCCTACGCTGATAAACGGACACCGGGTGGAACCTGTTGCCCTTGCGGGCCGCCGCTTTGGTATTTTTGAGGCCATTTCCGAGTCGGATTCCCTATACCGCCGCGCCATCCGGGTATTGCGGGAGGCCGGTGCGGAAATCATCCCGATTACCCCGCCGGAAACAGACCTGGATGGCTTTTCGAAACTGCTTAATGGGGATATGCGAAAAGACCTGCCCGCCTACCTCCAAAAACGCGTTCGCAACCGGGATGCCGTGCGAATTTCCGACGTGGCCGACCTGGTGGCCTTTAACAGGGAGGACAGCCTGGTCCGTGCGCCCTACGGGCAGGGAAGGCTGGAGGGAATCCTCGGGGATACAACCGGCCCGGAAGACCTCGAGGCTCTCAAAGCACGCCTTTTGGCAGCCGGTATGGATTATTTCACGGTACCCTGGAATGCCCATCAACTGGACGCCGTGCTATCGGTGAACAACCGGCATGCGGCCTATGCCGCCCTGGGGCGCCACCCCGCCCTGTGCGTGCCCATGGGGTATCGCGAAAGCGGGGAACCAGCCGGGCTCACCTTCATTGCCCGTCCCTTCCAGGAGAAGCAATTGCTCGAATTGGGCCGGGCATTTGAAATGCGTTTACCGGTCCGAAGGATGCCGGAGGGGTATGCCGATTAA
- the rimO gene encoding 30S ribosomal protein S12 methylthiotransferase RimO produces MRTKSSKKNRINVVTLGCSKNLYDSEVLMGQLKASEKDVVHEGEGNIVVINTCGFIANAKEESVNTILEYVRQKEDGRVDQVFVTGCLSERYKPDLEKEIPDVDAYFGTRDLPRLLKALGADYRHELVGERLTTTPANYAYLKIAEGCDRPCSFCAIPLMRGGHRSQPVEDLVREAESLAAKGVKELILIAQDLTYYGLDLYKKRALADLLRALAKVEGIEWIRLHYAFPTGFPMDVLEVMRAEPKVCNYIDIPLQHISDPILKSMRRGTTRAKTTRLLEAFREKVPGMAIRTTLIVGYPGETDADFEILKEWVRETRFERLGCFTYSHEENTHAFNLEDDVSEATKQARASEIMELQAQISWELNQEKVGKTFRCMIDRQEGGYFIGRTEFDSPDVDNEVRVDAAKHYLRVGDFAEIRVTEAGDFDLIGEPVA; encoded by the coding sequence ATGCGGACAAAATCTTCCAAAAAGAACCGGATAAACGTGGTGACCCTGGGTTGCTCCAAAAACCTCTACGATTCCGAGGTGCTCATGGGGCAGCTGAAGGCCTCTGAGAAAGACGTGGTGCACGAAGGGGAGGGGAATATCGTTGTGATCAATACCTGCGGGTTTATCGCCAATGCCAAGGAAGAAAGCGTCAATACCATCCTGGAATACGTCCGGCAGAAGGAAGACGGCCGGGTAGACCAGGTCTTCGTGACGGGCTGCCTGAGCGAACGCTACAAACCGGACCTGGAAAAGGAAATCCCGGATGTGGACGCCTACTTCGGCACGCGCGATCTGCCCCGGCTCCTGAAAGCCCTCGGGGCGGATTACCGGCACGAACTGGTAGGGGAGCGGCTCACCACAACCCCGGCCAACTATGCCTACCTGAAAATCGCCGAAGGGTGCGACCGACCCTGTTCATTTTGCGCTATCCCGCTGATGCGGGGCGGGCATCGCAGCCAGCCGGTCGAAGACCTGGTCCGGGAGGCGGAGTCCCTGGCAGCCAAAGGGGTCAAAGAGCTCATCCTGATAGCCCAGGACCTTACCTATTACGGGCTGGACCTGTATAAGAAGCGGGCCCTGGCCGATTTATTACGCGCCCTGGCGAAGGTTGAAGGCATCGAGTGGATCCGCCTGCACTACGCTTTCCCCACCGGTTTTCCGATGGATGTTCTGGAGGTCATGCGGGCTGAACCGAAGGTCTGCAACTATATCGATATCCCGTTGCAGCACATTTCCGACCCCATCCTCAAAAGTATGCGGCGCGGAACCACCCGGGCAAAAACAACCCGGCTCCTGGAGGCTTTTCGGGAAAAGGTTCCCGGGATGGCTATTCGCACAACGCTGATAGTGGGATATCCCGGGGAGACCGATGCAGATTTTGAAATCCTGAAAGAATGGGTGCGGGAGACGCGGTTTGAGCGCCTGGGCTGTTTTACGTATTCCCACGAGGAAAATACCCATGCGTTCAACCTCGAAGACGATGTTTCCGAAGCGACCAAACAAGCCCGCGCATCTGAGATTATGGAGTTGCAGGCCCAGATTTCCTGGGAGCTGAACCAGGAAAAGGTGGGGAAGACCTTTCGCTGTATGATCGACCGGCAGGAAGGCGGGTATTTTATAGGGCGTACGGAATTTGATTCCCCGGATGTGGACAACGAAGTGCGCGTGGATGCCGCAAAACATTACCTGAGGGTTGGGGATTTTGCCGAAATCCGGGTGACCGAAGCGGGAGATTTTGACCTGATCGGCGAACCGGTGGCCTAG
- a CDS encoding serine hydrolase domain-containing protein: MYWPGKKISIAAAATLLVLLAAGVSCTSDTEPADTTPPAKTGRYFPDPVSFAEWETTDPSDLGWDSAAESDLDTFLASSGTRALIILKSGRIAKETYFGTFTRDSLWYWASAGKTLTAFSVGLAVQEGFIDTGDATSDYLGAGWTSAPAEKEALITVGDQLRMTTGLNDLAFDCVSPGCLEYLADAGERWAYHNGPYTLLQSVVAAGTSESFTAFFNSRLRNRIGMDGLWFSTNGSNNVYFSTARSMARFGLLVLGRGSWGDTEILEDGDFLEDMLTPSQSLNASYGYLWWLNGKSSYMLPASQVVFPGELMPQAPSDLLAGLGKNDQKLYIVPSQELVIIRMGDDAGESLAGPSSFDNTLWQHLSAYMNL; the protein is encoded by the coding sequence ATGTATTGGCCCGGTAAAAAGATATCAATTGCAGCTGCCGCAACCCTGTTGGTCCTGTTGGCAGCGGGCGTCTCGTGCACCTCGGATACGGAACCGGCCGATACCACGCCTCCCGCGAAAACCGGACGCTACTTTCCGGATCCGGTCAGCTTTGCCGAATGGGAAACCACAGACCCCTCCGACCTGGGCTGGGACAGCGCAGCCGAGTCGGATCTCGATACATTCCTGGCTTCCAGCGGTACCCGTGCACTGATTATCCTGAAATCCGGACGCATAGCCAAAGAGACGTATTTCGGGACGTTTACCCGGGACAGCCTTTGGTACTGGGCCTCAGCGGGAAAAACACTTACGGCCTTCTCTGTAGGCCTGGCCGTGCAGGAAGGCTTTATCGACACGGGGGACGCCACTTCCGACTACCTCGGCGCGGGATGGACTTCGGCCCCGGCCGAAAAGGAAGCCCTGATCACCGTGGGGGACCAGCTCCGGATGACCACGGGCCTGAACGACCTGGCATTTGATTGCGTCAGTCCGGGTTGCCTTGAGTACCTGGCCGATGCCGGGGAGCGATGGGCCTATCACAATGGCCCGTATACTTTGCTGCAATCCGTGGTGGCGGCAGGGACCTCGGAAAGCTTCACCGCCTTTTTCAACTCCCGCCTGCGCAACCGAATTGGCATGGACGGCCTATGGTTCAGCACCAATGGCAGCAACAATGTGTATTTCAGCACGGCCCGCAGCATGGCGCGGTTCGGGCTCCTGGTTCTCGGACGCGGCAGCTGGGGGGATACTGAAATCCTGGAAGACGGGGATTTCCTGGAGGACATGCTGACGCCGTCCCAGTCGTTGAACGCCTCATACGGCTACCTGTGGTGGCTCAATGGGAAAAGCAGCTATATGTTACCCGCGTCCCAGGTGGTCTTCCCCGGGGAGCTGATGCCGCAGGCTCCTTCCGACCTCCTTGCCGGGCTGGGCAAGAACGACCAGAAACTCTATATTGTGCCTTCTCAGGAACTCGTCATTATCCGGATGGGGGACGATGCGGGGGAGAGCCTGGCAGGACCCTCCAGTTTTGACAATACGCTCTGGCAGCACCTCAGTGCCTATATGAACCTCTGA